A region of uncultured Desulfobacter sp. DNA encodes the following proteins:
- a CDS encoding phospholipase D-like domain-containing protein, with product MSDDEKIEQILIVSAFTDVKAIRKLINELRAEKTQNIKILLDYGASGYHRDRKTTEELNKLSMLAKKHFSPDSGLFLIQIGRFLHSKIIFLRTNKGKDFASVGSLNFTFRGLFSNEEIIYNIKNPKSVIKYVKELKQYATEIPFDGKKPLDACTYRDWMLQGSMFYEDKDSNPFNFKLNLPEDIRQQANEIVGLPAETPDNLTVFYVLNIPKIKIRMGWKKFCISTCYGHWCPKQLVAETTESINKKIESTVRKRIKPILDDKKKLKSKYLEKFDLIEDKINKYNKVHGTSYEWDKNNAIKRIDKWLEKTLKKLQNDDQLKRLVSGVSGPVVVPDFWSGDLLALKDFEQSFCEHMIIELSKKSVQNWVAQWFRDNFEFPENHPLGQDWDEAWSDEDNWLSWLTKQDQDPLKKLPEEWFD from the coding sequence ATGTCTGATGATGAAAAAATAGAACAAATCTTGATAGTATCCGCTTTCACCGACGTGAAGGCGATCAGGAAACTGATTAATGAACTTCGTGCTGAAAAGACTCAAAATATTAAAATACTTCTTGATTATGGAGCAAGTGGTTACCATCGTGACAGAAAAACGACCGAAGAACTTAATAAACTATCTATGCTCGCTAAAAAACACTTCTCGCCAGACAGCGGTTTGTTTCTGATTCAAATTGGCAGATTCCTCCACTCCAAAATTATTTTTCTTCGAACTAACAAAGGCAAAGATTTTGCATCTGTTGGTTCCTTGAATTTCACATTTCGTGGACTATTTAGCAATGAAGAAATCATCTATAACATCAAAAATCCCAAAAGCGTTATCAAATACGTTAAAGAACTAAAACAATACGCAACCGAGATTCCTTTTGACGGGAAGAAACCACTGGACGCTTGCACATACAGGGACTGGATGCTTCAAGGCTCCATGTTCTATGAAGACAAAGACTCAAATCCATTCAATTTCAAACTAAATCTACCTGAAGATATACGACAACAAGCAAACGAAATTGTTGGCCTTCCTGCCGAAACGCCGGACAACCTGACTGTCTTCTATGTGCTTAATATTCCGAAAATCAAGATTAGGATGGGCTGGAAAAAATTTTGCATATCCACTTGCTACGGACACTGGTGTCCTAAACAGTTGGTAGCAGAGACGACAGAATCAATAAATAAGAAAATTGAATCGACTGTCCGAAAACGTATAAAACCTATACTTGATGACAAGAAAAAACTTAAAAGTAAGTACTTGGAAAAGTTTGACTTAATTGAGGATAAAATTAATAAATACAACAAAGTCCATGGTACGAGCTACGAATGGGACAAAAATAATGCGATTAAGCGTATAGATAAGTGGCTCGAAAAAACGCTTAAAAAACTCCAAAACGACGATCAATTGAAACGACTTGTTTCTGGTGTAAGTGGCCCGGTAGTTGTTCCGGATTTTTGGTCAGGAGACCTCTTGGCATTGAAGGATTTCGAGCAGTCGTTTTGCGAGCATATGATTATCGAACTATCAAAAAAAAGTGTTCAAAATTGGGTTGCTCAATGGTTCAGAGACAACTTTGAATTTCCTGAAAACCACCCTTTGGGTCAAGACTGGGATGAAGCATGGAGTGACGAAGATAACTGGTTGTCTTGGCTAACAAAACAAGATCAAGATCCGTTAAAAAAACTCCCCGAAGAATGGTTTGATTAA